The Pseudomonas fulva 12-X sequence CCAGGGCCAGGTAGATCACCGATTCGTCGCGCTTGAGGCGGGTTTCCAGAAACTTGCGCGATGAGTCGGGGAACGGTCTTTCGCCATAGAACTCGCGGTAGCGAACGAACAGCGGGGTGAGTAGATCCAAGTGCTCCAGGGTGGCTTGCACGATGCGCATGGGCGAGGGCCTCGTTTGGCTGTCGGGTGGAGACGGCAGGCGTTTCGATTAAAGTGCAGTTTTCGCCCTAAAGCCAGCGGGGCAGAGCCTTTCCCCTGCGGCGGGGTGCCATGCACAGCGCTGGTTTCGCCCCACCGGACAGACACGGCGAAAGGCGCCGCTGTGCTAATCTGCGGCCATGTTTTCACGCGGCTCGCCGCCTCCAGGCGCGCCTGTTCTCGAGGTTTTCATGCATATCCACATTCTCGGCATCTGCGGCACCTTCATGGGCTCGCTCGCGGTGCTGGCCAAGGAGCTGGGCCATCGCGTCACCGGCTCCGATGCCAACGTCTACCCGCCGATGAGCACCCAGCTCGAAGCCCAGGGCATCGAGCTGATGCAGGGCTATGACCCGGCGCACCTGCAGCCGGCGCCCGATCTGGTGGTGGTCGGTAATGCCATGAGCCGTGGCAACCCAGCAGTGGAGTACGTGCTCAACAAGGGCCTGCCCTATGTATCCGGCCCGCAGTGGCTGGCCGACCACGTGCTGCAGGGCCGCTGGGTGATGGCGGTGGCCGGCACCCACGGCAAGACCAGCAGCTCGAGCATGCTGGCCTGGGTGCTTGAGCACGCTGGCATGGCGCCGGGCTTTCTGATCGGCGGCGTGCCGCAGAACTTCGGGATTTCCGCACGCCTGGGCGACACGCCGTTCTTCGTGGTCGAGGCCGACGAGTACGACAGCGCCTTCTTCGACAAGCGCAGCAAGTTCGTGCACTACCGCCCGCGCACCGCGATCCTCAACAACCTGGAATTCGACCACGCGGACATCTTCCCGGACCTGGTCGCCATCGAACGGCAGTTCCACCACCTGGTGCGCATCATCCCCAGCGAAGGCCTGGTCATTCATCCGGCCAGCGAAACCGCTCTGGCGCGGGTAATCCAGATGGGCTGCTGGACGCCCGTACAGACCACCGGTGAAGGCGGGCAATGGCAGGCGCGCCTGCTCAGCGCCGATGGCTCGCGCTTCGAGGTGAGCTTCGACGGCAAGGTCGAAGGCGTGGTGGACTGGCAGTTGACCGGCCAGCACAACGTCGCCAACGCCCTGGCCGTGCTGGCGGCAGCGCGCCATGTCGGCGTGGTACCGGCGCTGGGCATCAAGGCGCTGGGCAAATTCATCAATGCCAAGCGGCGCATGGAAAAGGTCGCCGAGGTGAAGGGCGTGACCGTCTATGACGACTTCGCCCACCACCCGACCGCCATCGCCACCACCCTCGACGGCCTGCGCAAGCGGGTCGGCGACGAACAGGTCATCGCGATCATCGAGCCGCGTTCCAACTCCATGAAGCTCGGCGCCCATCGCGACGGCCTGGCCGAGTCAGCGGTGCAGGCCGATGCGGTGTTCTGGTACGCGCCGCCGAACCTTGGCTGGGACCTGGCGGCCACCGTTGCCGGCGCCACCAATCCCACCCAGGTGTGCGATTCCCTGGAAGCCATCATCGACGGTGTGAAGGCGCGGGTACGCCCCGGCACCCAGGTGGTGATCATGAGCAACGGTGGTTTTGGCGGCTTGCACGGCAAGCTGGCCAAGGCGCTTTCATAAAGAGCCGAAATTCGCGCTCAAAGCGTCGCGAGCGCAGATTAGGCAAGGCAAAAGCCTGCGAGGAAGCGGAGTTTACTTTAGTAAATGAGCATTCCGAGTAGGCTTTTAACGCAGCATAAGCAAGCACAGCAGCTTTGAGAGTGGATTTATGAGCGGACCGGAGCGTATTACCCTTGCCATGACCGGTGCCTCGGGCGCCCAGTACGGCCTGCGCCTGCTCGATTGCCTGGTACGTGAGGATCGGGAAGTGCACTTCCTGATCTCCAAGGCTGCGCAACTGGTGATGGCTACCGAGACGGACGTCAGCCTGCCGGCCAAGCCCCAGGCCATGCAGGCCTTTCTCACCGAATACACCGGTGCCACCGACGGGCAGATCCGCGTGTACGGCAAAGAGGACTGGATGGCGCCGGTGGCCTCCGGCTCGGGAGCGCCGTCGGCCATGGTAGTGGTGCCGTGCAGCACCGGCACCCTGTCGGCCATCGCCACTGGCGCCTGCAACAACCTGATCGAGCGCGCCGCCGATGTCGCCCTCAAGGAGCGCCGCCAGCTGATCCTGGTGCCGCGCGAGGCGCCGTATTCGAGCATCCACCTGGAGAACATGCTCAAGCTCTCCAACCTTGGCGCGACCATCCTGCCGGCCTCGCCGGGCTTCTACCATCAGCCGCAGACATTGGATGACCTGATCGACTTCGTGGTC is a genomic window containing:
- the mpl gene encoding UDP-N-acetylmuramate:L-alanyl-gamma-D-glutamyl-meso-diaminopimelate ligase; amino-acid sequence: MHIHILGICGTFMGSLAVLAKELGHRVTGSDANVYPPMSTQLEAQGIELMQGYDPAHLQPAPDLVVVGNAMSRGNPAVEYVLNKGLPYVSGPQWLADHVLQGRWVMAVAGTHGKTSSSSMLAWVLEHAGMAPGFLIGGVPQNFGISARLGDTPFFVVEADEYDSAFFDKRSKFVHYRPRTAILNNLEFDHADIFPDLVAIERQFHHLVRIIPSEGLVIHPASETALARVIQMGCWTPVQTTGEGGQWQARLLSADGSRFEVSFDGKVEGVVDWQLTGQHNVANALAVLAAARHVGVVPALGIKALGKFINAKRRMEKVAEVKGVTVYDDFAHHPTAIATTLDGLRKRVGDEQVIAIIEPRSNSMKLGAHRDGLAESAVQADAVFWYAPPNLGWDLAATVAGATNPTQVCDSLEAIIDGVKARVRPGTQVVIMSNGGFGGLHGKLAKALS
- the ubiX gene encoding flavin prenyltransferase UbiX, whose product is MSGPERITLAMTGASGAQYGLRLLDCLVREDREVHFLISKAAQLVMATETDVSLPAKPQAMQAFLTEYTGATDGQIRVYGKEDWMAPVASGSGAPSAMVVVPCSTGTLSAIATGACNNLIERAADVALKERRQLILVPREAPYSSIHLENMLKLSNLGATILPASPGFYHQPQTLDDLIDFVVARILNCLNIPQDMLPRWGEHHLNSGDE